Proteins encoded in a region of the Ruegeria sp. AD91A genome:
- a CDS encoding type III pantothenate kinase — MLLAIDCGNTNTVFSIWDGEEFLCTLRTSTHHARTADAYFTWYSTLVKHYGIEADITDVIIASTVPRVVFNLRIFADRFFGCRPLVVGKPDCLLPVPPRVDEGTVPGPDRLANAVGAFDRHGGNVVVVDFGTATNFDVVAADGAYVGGIIAPGVNLSLEALHQGAAALPHIDITRPDKVIGTNTVGCIQSGVYWGYSGLIEGLIARIKDEYGMPMKVVGTGGLAPLFDQADVGFDAIEDDLTMHGLTVIHRYNKDNGSI, encoded by the coding sequence ATGCTTCTGGCCATCGATTGCGGCAATACCAATACCGTTTTCTCGATCTGGGACGGTGAGGAATTCCTGTGCACCCTGCGCACCTCGACCCACCACGCGCGCACTGCAGACGCGTATTTCACCTGGTACTCGACGCTGGTGAAGCATTACGGGATCGAAGCGGACATCACCGACGTGATCATCGCCTCGACCGTGCCGCGTGTGGTGTTCAACCTGCGCATCTTCGCCGATCGTTTTTTTGGCTGCCGACCATTGGTCGTGGGTAAACCCGATTGCCTGTTGCCTGTTCCGCCTCGTGTGGATGAAGGGACAGTGCCCGGTCCGGATCGACTGGCCAATGCTGTTGGCGCTTTTGATCGTCATGGCGGCAATGTAGTTGTCGTGGACTTCGGTACTGCAACGAATTTCGACGTTGTCGCTGCCGATGGTGCCTATGTGGGTGGTATAATCGCCCCAGGTGTAAACCTGAGCCTTGAGGCCTTGCACCAGGGCGCGGCAGCACTGCCGCATATCGATATCACCCGACCGGACAAGGTGATCGGAACGAATACGGTTGGTTGTATCCAGTCGGGCGTGTATTGGGGATATTCCGGTCTGATCGAGGGACTGATCGCCCGGATTAAGGATGAGTACGGAATGCCGATGAAAGTCGTTGGAACCGGAGGGCTGGCCCCCTTGTTCGATCAGGCCGACGTGGGGTTCGACGCAATCGAAGATGATCTGACGATGCACGGGCTGACCGTGATCCATCGCTACAACAAGGATAATGGCTCCATATGA
- a CDS encoding RNA polymerase sigma factor, translating to MEDLTSHQQDARGADCAASTLSDDALLRQFADGEAGAARILTDRLGPRCYSVALRMLGNRAEAEDVTQDAMMRLWQMAPDWVSGQAKVSTWLYRVTLNLCVDIRRKKTPDRLSDVPEPEDGKASVVERMQDEARKDALQSALAELPERQRQAVVLRHIEELPNPEIAGIMGISVEAVESLTARGKRSLTAILAGRREELGYENGG from the coding sequence ATGGAGGACCTGACCTCCCACCAACAAGACGCTCGCGGTGCGGATTGCGCCGCGAGCACACTCAGCGACGATGCGTTGCTGAGGCAATTTGCCGACGGCGAGGCGGGGGCTGCGCGGATCCTGACCGATCGTTTGGGACCACGCTGTTACTCGGTTGCATTGCGCATGTTGGGTAATCGGGCCGAGGCGGAAGACGTGACGCAGGATGCGATGATGCGATTATGGCAGATGGCGCCGGATTGGGTGTCGGGTCAGGCCAAGGTTTCGACCTGGCTGTATCGGGTGACGTTGAACCTGTGTGTGGACATAAGGCGCAAGAAGACACCCGACAGGTTGTCGGACGTTCCCGAACCAGAAGACGGCAAAGCCAGCGTGGTTGAACGTATGCAGGATGAGGCGCGCAAGGATGCCTTGCAGTCGGCTTTGGCCGAGTTGCCCGAACGGCAGCGACAAGCGGTCGTGCTGCGCCATATTGAAGAGCTGCCCAACCCCGAAATTGCCGGGATCATGGGCATTTCGGTAGAAGCAGTTGAAAGCCTGACCGCAAGAGGCAAGCGAAGCCTGACCGCAATT
- a CDS encoding DUF983 domain-containing protein, translating to MTDQTIETTTEDERETWPALIKGFRCKCPNCGEGKLLHSYLKVNDSCSNCGQELFHHRADDGPAYLTILLVGHLLAPALHVSYVHWRPDPWTMAIGFSIACVALSLFLLPRLKGAVVAYQWARHMHGFEKSA from the coding sequence ATGACGGATCAGACGATCGAGACGACCACCGAAGATGAGCGTGAAACATGGCCCGCCCTGATCAAAGGGTTTCGCTGCAAATGCCCCAACTGTGGGGAAGGAAAGCTGCTGCACAGCTATCTCAAGGTCAATGATTCCTGCTCGAACTGCGGGCAGGAACTGTTTCATCATCGCGCTGATGACGGGCCTGCCTACCTGACAATCCTGCTGGTGGGCCATTTGCTGGCGCCGGCTCTGCACGTGTCCTATGTTCATTGGCGGCCCGATCCGTGGACAATGGCCATTGGCTTCTCCATCGCTTGCGTTGCCCTGTCCCTGTTCCTATTGCCGCGCCTGAAAGGTGCCGTGGTGGCATATCAGTGGGCGCGTCACATGCATGGCTTTGAAAAATCCGCGTGA
- a CDS encoding EF-hand domain-containing protein: MKNVTFISAIVMSAVAITGTSVLAAGPGGREPVSFQELDANGDGQVTQQEMEAHRAARFTEADTNGDGQLNQEEMQAAAQKKASDRVARMFENNDTNKDGFLSQDELPKPRRADKMFDRMDADNSGGISEQEFADAKDRMGRHQKKKHHKSNASDN, from the coding sequence ATGAAAAACGTTACATTCATCTCGGCCATTGTTATGTCAGCGGTTGCGATTACCGGTACTTCTGTTCTGGCCGCTGGCCCGGGTGGCCGTGAGCCGGTATCCTTTCAGGAACTGGACGCCAATGGCGATGGCCAGGTGACGCAACAGGAGATGGAGGCGCATCGCGCTGCGCGTTTCACAGAGGCAGACACCAATGGTGATGGACAGCTGAACCAGGAAGAAATGCAGGCCGCTGCCCAAAAGAAAGCAAGCGATCGGGTTGCCAGGATGTTCGAAAACAACGACACGAACAAAGATGGCTTCCTGAGTCAGGATGAGTTGCCGAAACCGCGCCGGGCTGACAAGATGTTTGATCGGATGGATGCGGACAACAGTGGCGGAATCTCGGAACAGGAATTTGCCGATGCCAAAGACCGGATGGGACGGCACCAAAAGAAAAAGCATCACAAGTCGAACGCAAGCGATAACTGA
- a CDS encoding NUDIX hydrolase: protein MTPDKSAIRDAATVIVLRDRWENPTILMGQRGSKAAFMPNKFVFPGGAVDPADADVPLATDLPDLCFERLGEQAKPQVQHALAAAAIRELWEETGLVLGQPGAWPGHVTADWQSFAALGYLPTAAALQFVFRAVTPPGRPRRFDARFFLVDAEALQGDVDDFSHASDELSHLQWVPLDRARDLDLPFITEVVLAEIAARVTSPEPPSSVPFYKNNEEANLFLRLRGYPMPTHD from the coding sequence ATGACACCTGACAAATCCGCCATCCGGGACGCAGCGACTGTTATCGTACTGCGGGACAGATGGGAAAACCCAACGATCCTTATGGGTCAGCGTGGCTCCAAGGCGGCCTTCATGCCGAATAAGTTCGTATTTCCCGGTGGCGCGGTTGATCCGGCTGACGCGGATGTTCCCTTGGCAACGGACTTGCCGGATTTGTGTTTTGAACGTTTGGGCGAACAGGCTAAGCCACAGGTTCAACACGCCCTCGCCGCTGCCGCCATACGCGAGCTTTGGGAAGAAACTGGCCTTGTTCTCGGCCAGCCGGGTGCCTGGCCCGGGCATGTTACTGCCGATTGGCAGAGCTTTGCCGCATTGGGTTACCTGCCAACTGCGGCGGCACTTCAGTTCGTCTTTCGCGCGGTAACTCCACCGGGTCGTCCCCGCCGGTTCGATGCGCGGTTCTTTCTGGTCGACGCCGAAGCTCTGCAAGGTGATGTGGATGATTTCAGTCACGCCTCGGATGAACTGTCACACCTGCAATGGGTGCCACTGGATCGGGCACGGGATCTGGATCTGCCGTTTATCACCGAGGTTGTTCTGGCTGAAATCGCGGCCCGGGTTACGTCCCCCGAGCCGCCATCGTCGGTTCCATTCTACAAAAACAACGAAGAAGCCAACCTGTTCCTGCGTCTCAGGGGCTATCCGATGCCAACCCACGACTGA
- the nuoN gene encoding NADH-quinone oxidoreductase subunit NuoN: MIQADLTIILPEIVLALYAMAALLGAVYTTKDGLAPLLVWTTAGLMALLAIWIATQGEGTNVAFNGMFVDDGFARFAKVAILLSAGAVLVMSQEYMARRDLLRFEYPLLVALAAVGMMMMVSAGDLMSLYMGLELQSLSLYVVAALRRDSAKSTEAGLKYFVLGALSSGLLLYGASLVYGFTGTTLFSGIIQTVHHGDVSLGLLFGLIFLISGLAFKVSAVPFHMWTPDVYEGSPTPITAFFATAPKVAAMALFARLLHDAFGGIVKDWQQVIVLLSVLSMLLGAVAAIGQRDIKRLMAFSSIAHMGYALIGLAAGTELGIKAMLMYLAIYVTMNIGTFAFILMMERDGKPITDIDALRQYSKRDPGKALAVLILMFSLAGVPPMLGFFAKFGVWQAGVSAGLTGLVIVSAIASVIGAFYYLRIVFYMYFGAENEEPIETRSTPVLWVALMGSAALMLIGIFYQFGVEGAAAAAAATLVN; the protein is encoded by the coding sequence ATGATCCAGGCTGATCTGACAATTATCCTGCCGGAAATCGTTCTGGCGCTTTATGCGATGGCGGCGCTGCTGGGGGCTGTCTACACGACAAAGGACGGGTTGGCGCCTCTGCTTGTCTGGACCACGGCAGGTCTTATGGCCCTTCTGGCAATCTGGATTGCAACTCAGGGTGAGGGTACAAACGTCGCCTTCAACGGCATGTTCGTCGATGACGGCTTTGCCCGTTTTGCCAAGGTGGCCATCCTGCTGTCGGCGGGAGCCGTTCTGGTCATGAGCCAGGAATACATGGCACGCCGTGATCTGCTGCGATTTGAATACCCGTTGCTGGTGGCACTGGCCGCCGTGGGTATGATGATGATGGTCAGCGCAGGCGATCTGATGTCCTTGTATATGGGCCTCGAGCTGCAATCGCTGTCTCTCTATGTCGTGGCGGCACTGCGTCGTGACAGTGCGAAATCGACCGAGGCAGGTCTGAAGTATTTCGTGCTGGGGGCGCTGAGCTCGGGTCTGCTGCTCTATGGTGCGTCGCTGGTCTATGGCTTCACCGGTACTACGTTGTTCTCGGGCATCATCCAGACAGTTCACCATGGCGATGTTTCGCTTGGTCTGCTGTTTGGCCTGATCTTCCTGATCTCGGGTCTGGCCTTCAAGGTCTCGGCCGTTCCGTTTCATATGTGGACACCGGACGTTTATGAAGGTTCGCCTACGCCGATCACGGCCTTCTTTGCCACGGCGCCCAAGGTTGCGGCGATGGCGTTGTTCGCGCGCCTGTTGCATGACGCGTTCGGCGGCATTGTCAAAGACTGGCAGCAAGTGATTGTCCTGCTATCTGTCCTGTCGATGTTGCTGGGTGCCGTGGCAGCTATTGGACAGCGCGATATCAAGCGTCTGATGGCGTTTTCGTCCATCGCCCATATGGGCTATGCGCTGATTGGTCTGGCCGCCGGTACCGAGCTGGGTATCAAGGCGATGCTGATGTATCTTGCCATCTACGTGACCATGAATATCGGCACCTTCGCCTTCATTCTGATGATGGAACGTGACGGCAAACCCATCACCGATATCGACGCGCTGCGCCAGTATTCAAAACGTGATCCGGGCAAGGCACTGGCTGTTCTGATCCTGATGTTCAGCCTCGCAGGTGTGCCTCCGATGCTTGGTTTCTTCGCGAAGTTCGGTGTCTGGCAGGCCGGTGTCAGTGCTGGTTTAACCGGGCTTGTGATCGTCTCAGCCATCGCTTCGGTTATCGGTGCCTTCTATTACCTGCGGATCGTGTTCTACATGTATTTCGGGGCCGAGAACGAAGAGCCAATCGAAACCCGGTCGACCCCTGTTCTGTGGGTGGCATTGATGGGGTCTGCAGCCCTGATGCTGATCGGTATCTTCTATCAGTTCGGCGTCGAGGGCGCGGCAGCAGCCGCGGCGGCCACGCTTGTCAACTGA
- a CDS encoding ribonuclease J: protein MSSERLIYLPLGGAGEIGMNAYVYGYGEPGKERLILVDLGVTFPDMDTTPGVDLIYADISWLKERADRLDGVFITHAHEDHVGAVAHCYEALGAPVYARAFTANIARRKMEENAHPTEAVTTVSAWPEQVSVGPFTVGFLPVSHSIPESAALVIDTPAGRVVHSGDFKLDAAPVVGEAFDPDLWAEVAKPGVKALVCDSTNVFSTHPGRSESEVGPEIVKLVEGAEGMVVATTFASNVARVKTLAEAGAQAGRSVVLLGRAMRRMIEAATETGILADFPKVISAEEALDLPRQNLMLIVTGSQGERRAASAQLARGKYRGLELAEGDLFLFSSKTIPGNERGVIFIMNQLSEKGVDVVDDSSGLYHVSGHANRPDLEKVHALTDPQIVIPMHGEHRHLREHVKLAEQGGRTGVLAVNGTMLDLCGNEPVVVDYVETGRTYLDGTVKIGALDGVVRDRIRMALNGHVTVTVVLDEEDEPLGEPWCDTMGLPETGTSRAALIEVLEEDLNQFLMRAAAKTLRDDDKLEDEMRRIVRQTAKAEIGKKPEVTVVISRMR, encoded by the coding sequence ATGAGCAGTGAAAGATTGATCTACCTGCCGCTGGGTGGCGCAGGCGAAATTGGCATGAACGCCTATGTTTATGGCTATGGTGAACCGGGGAAGGAGCGCCTGATCCTTGTGGATCTGGGGGTGACATTTCCTGATATGGATACAACGCCGGGCGTTGACCTTATCTATGCCGATATCTCATGGCTGAAAGAGCGTGCCGACCGGTTGGACGGTGTTTTCATCACGCACGCCCATGAAGACCATGTCGGCGCCGTGGCCCATTGTTATGAAGCCTTGGGTGCACCGGTCTATGCGCGGGCCTTCACGGCCAATATTGCGCGACGCAAGATGGAAGAAAACGCGCACCCGACCGAGGCGGTTACGACCGTTTCCGCCTGGCCTGAACAGGTTTCCGTCGGGCCGTTCACGGTTGGCTTCCTTCCGGTTTCGCACTCGATTCCCGAAAGTGCCGCACTGGTCATCGATACACCCGCGGGGCGTGTTGTGCATTCGGGCGACTTCAAGCTCGATGCGGCCCCAGTCGTGGGCGAGGCTTTTGATCCTGACCTGTGGGCCGAGGTCGCCAAGCCCGGCGTCAAGGCGCTGGTCTGTGACAGTACGAATGTGTTTTCGACCCATCCGGGACGTTCAGAATCCGAAGTTGGCCCCGAGATCGTCAAGCTGGTCGAAGGCGCGGAAGGCATGGTCGTGGCAACCACCTTTGCCTCAAACGTCGCGCGGGTCAAAACGCTGGCCGAAGCGGGTGCACAGGCCGGGCGTTCAGTCGTTCTGTTGGGTCGCGCAATGCGCCGGATGATCGAAGCCGCGACCGAAACGGGTATTCTTGCGGATTTCCCAAAGGTGATCAGCGCCGAGGAAGCTCTGGATCTTCCGCGTCAGAACCTGATGCTGATCGTGACCGGCAGCCAGGGGGAACGACGGGCCGCAAGCGCCCAACTGGCCCGTGGCAAGTACCGTGGTCTGGAACTGGCCGAGGGCGATCTGTTCCTGTTTTCCTCGAAGACCATTCCCGGGAACGAGCGGGGCGTGATCTTCATCATGAACCAGCTCAGCGAGAAGGGCGTGGATGTCGTCGACGACAGTTCAGGCCTCTATCATGTCTCAGGCCATGCCAACCGGCCAGATCTTGAGAAAGTGCACGCACTGACCGACCCGCAAATTGTTATCCCGATGCATGGTGAGCACCGCCATTTGCGCGAGCACGTCAAGCTGGCAGAGCAGGGCGGTAGAACCGGAGTGCTGGCAGTGAATGGCACCATGCTGGACCTCTGCGGCAATGAACCGGTGGTCGTCGACTATGTCGAAACCGGTCGTACATATCTGGACGGTACAGTGAAAATCGGTGCCCTTGATGGTGTGGTGCGGGATCGCATCCGTATGGCTCTGAACGGCCATGTTACGGTGACGGTTGTTCTGGACGAAGAAGACGAACCGCTGGGTGAGCCATGGTGCGATACCATGGGCCTGCCCGAAACCGGAACCTCGCGCGCTGCTTTGATCGAAGTGTTGGAAGAAGACTTGAACCAGTTCCTGATGCGGGCCGCTGCCAAGACCCTGCGCGACGACGACAAGCTGGAAGACGAAATGCGCCGCATCGTGCGGCAGACAGCCAAAGCCGAGATTGGCAAAAAGCCCGAAGTGACGGTGGTGATCAGCCGGATGCGGTGA
- a CDS encoding biotin--[acetyl-CoA-carboxylase] ligase has protein sequence MTKWPQGYGLHEVQEVDSTLNEAARIAPNARGPVWIMAHHQTAARGRRGRNWANPMGNLAATLLMRPQGAPDQAALRSFVAALALFDACVAVTGRAAGLSLKWPNDVLLNGGKLAGILLESTGQGRGVAHLSIGIGVNLATAPDPDAVEPGALRPVSLLSETGAHVSPEDFLTELAAAYANYETQFVTYGFEPIRTAWLTRAARLGEVITARTGTSETVGTFETVDASGNLVLNTAKGRVSIPAADVFF, from the coding sequence ATGACCAAGTGGCCCCAAGGTTATGGCCTGCACGAAGTGCAGGAAGTCGACAGTACGCTGAATGAAGCGGCGCGGATTGCTCCGAATGCCCGTGGCCCCGTCTGGATCATGGCGCATCATCAGACGGCAGCGCGTGGGCGGCGCGGACGAAACTGGGCCAACCCGATGGGCAATCTGGCAGCGACCTTGCTGATGCGCCCTCAGGGCGCGCCGGATCAGGCGGCCTTGCGCAGTTTCGTGGCTGCGCTAGCCCTGTTTGACGCTTGCGTGGCTGTTACAGGGCGGGCAGCAGGTCTGTCTCTGAAATGGCCCAATGATGTCTTGCTCAATGGTGGCAAGCTCGCCGGTATTCTGCTGGAAAGCACGGGGCAGGGGCGTGGTGTAGCGCATTTGTCCATCGGCATCGGCGTGAATCTGGCAACTGCCCCTGACCCCGACGCTGTGGAACCCGGCGCGCTCCGCCCCGTTTCACTGTTGTCGGAAACCGGTGCGCATGTCTCGCCCGAGGACTTTTTGACTGAACTGGCCGCGGCCTACGCCAACTACGAAACCCAATTCGTTACCTACGGGTTCGAGCCGATCCGCACTGCCTGGCTGACCCGGGCGGCCCGTTTGGGCGAGGTTATCACCGCTCGTACCGGAACGTCAGAAACGGTTGGGACCTTCGAAACGGTGGACGCAAGCGGTAACCTTGTCTTAAACACCGCCAAGGGCCGCGTGAGCATTCCTGCGGCGGATGTCTTTTTCTGA
- the nuoL gene encoding NADH-quinone oxidoreductase subunit L, whose amino-acid sequence METTILFAPLVGALLCGFGWKFIGEKAAMWTATGLLFLACLLSWIVFLTFDGVTQQIEIMRWIESGSLSTSWAIRLDRLTAIMLIVVTTVSALVHLYSFGYMDHDPQWREGESYKPRFFAYLSFFTFAMLMLVTADNLVQMFFGWEGVGVASYLLIGFYYRKPSANAAAMKAFIVNRVGDFGFALGIFALFFLTDSINFSDIFASAPALAEEKLHFLWGEWTAIEVICVLLFIGAMGKSAQLILHTWLPDAMEGPTPVSALIHAATMVTAGVFLVCRMSPLMEFAPGATGFITFLGASTAFFAATVGLVQTDIKRVIAYSTCSQLGYMFVAAGVGMYSAAMFHLLTHAFFKALLFLGAGSVIHAMHHEQEMTEYGGLRKKIPYTFWAMMIGTLAITGVGIPLTTIGFAGFLSKDAIIESAYAGGTGYAFWMLVIAAMFTSFYSWRLIFLTFYGKPRGDKHTHDHAHESPMTMLVPLGVLSLGAVFAGMIWYGNFFGHADKVGKFYGIPVAEASEHAEAGDHAAADASHDEDSHADESHADDGHTDNAEHGEKDAHGGDHHYVFAGKPGEGALYMAPDNHVLDEAHAAPNWVKVSPFVAMLLGFVVAYWFYIVNTSLPARLAANQRPLYLFLLNKWYFDEIYDAVFVKPTLALGRFLWKRGDGNTIDGFLNGVAMGVVPFFTRLAGKAQTGYIFTYAFWMVLGIAALVTWMTIGGGAQ is encoded by the coding sequence ATGGAAACCACCATCCTCTTTGCCCCGCTGGTGGGCGCGCTGCTCTGCGGGTTCGGCTGGAAGTTCATTGGCGAGAAAGCTGCCATGTGGACGGCAACGGGCCTGCTGTTTCTGGCCTGTTTGCTGTCGTGGATCGTGTTCTTGACCTTCGACGGGGTAACCCAGCAGATCGAGATCATGCGCTGGATCGAAAGCGGCTCGCTGTCGACAAGCTGGGCCATTCGTCTGGACCGGCTGACCGCGATCATGCTGATCGTTGTGACGACCGTTTCGGCGCTGGTGCACCTCTATTCCTTTGGCTACATGGATCACGACCCGCAGTGGCGCGAAGGCGAAAGCTATAAGCCGCGTTTCTTTGCCTATCTGTCCTTCTTCACCTTTGCGATGCTGATGCTGGTAACAGCGGACAACCTTGTTCAGATGTTCTTTGGCTGGGAAGGCGTGGGCGTCGCGTCCTACTTGTTGATCGGCTTCTATTACCGCAAACCGTCGGCCAATGCGGCGGCGATGAAAGCGTTCATCGTGAACCGAGTGGGTGACTTTGGCTTCGCTCTGGGCATTTTTGCGCTGTTCTTCTTGACCGACAGCATCAATTTCTCGGATATCTTTGCGTCAGCCCCCGCGCTAGCAGAGGAAAAACTGCACTTCCTGTGGGGCGAATGGACCGCCATCGAAGTGATCTGCGTCCTGCTGTTCATCGGTGCGATGGGTAAGTCGGCACAGCTGATCCTGCACACCTGGTTGCCGGATGCGATGGAAGGCCCGACGCCCGTGTCGGCCCTGATCCACGCCGCCACAATGGTAACTGCTGGCGTGTTCCTCGTCTGCCGCATGTCGCCGCTGATGGAGTTCGCACCGGGCGCGACCGGGTTCATCACCTTCCTTGGGGCCTCGACAGCGTTCTTTGCGGCAACCGTGGGTCTGGTTCAGACCGATATCAAACGCGTCATCGCCTATTCGACCTGTTCTCAGCTGGGGTACATGTTCGTTGCCGCCGGTGTCGGCATGTATTCAGCCGCGATGTTCCATCTGCTGACCCATGCTTTCTTCAAAGCGCTGTTGTTCCTCGGCGCGGGGTCGGTGATCCACGCCATGCATCACGAGCAGGAAATGACCGAGTATGGCGGGTTGCGGAAGAAAATCCCGTACACGTTCTGGGCGATGATGATCGGTACGTTGGCCATCACGGGTGTCGGCATTCCGCTTACCACGATCGGTTTTGCCGGGTTCCTGTCGAAAGACGCGATTATCGAAAGCGCGTATGCTGGCGGCACTGGCTATGCCTTCTGGATGCTGGTGATCGCGGCGATGTTCACCTCGTTCTACAGCTGGCGTCTGATCTTCCTGACCTTCTACGGCAAACCGCGTGGGGACAAGCACACCCACGACCACGCACATGAAAGCCCGATGACCATGCTGGTGCCTTTGGGCGTGTTGTCACTGGGTGCGGTGTTTGCCGGGATGATCTGGTACGGCAATTTCTTCGGCCATGCGGACAAGGTCGGCAAATTCTACGGTATTCCGGTGGCAGAAGCGTCAGAACATGCTGAGGCCGGTGATCATGCTGCGGCGGATGCTTCACACGATGAAGACAGCCATGCCGATGAAAGCCACGCAGACGACGGCCATACCGACAATGCAGAACATGGCGAGAAAGACGCGCATGGCGGTGACCACCACTATGTGTTCGCGGGCAAACCGGGTGAGGGTGCGCTTTATATGGCGCCGGACAACCATGTTCTGGACGAAGCGCACGCAGCTCCGAATTGGGTCAAGGTATCACCGTTTGTCGCCATGTTGCTGGGCTTTGTCGTGGCCTACTGGTTCTACATCGTGAACACATCTCTGCCGGCGCGTCTGGCTGCAAATCAACGTCCGCTTTACCTGTTCCTGCTGAACAAGTGGTATTTCGACGAAATCTATGACGCTGTCTTCGTCAAACCCACTTTGGCGCTTGGCCGCTTCCTTTGGAAACGCGGTGACGGCAACACAATCGATGGCTTCCTGAACGGAGTAGCTATGGGCGTTGTTCCCTTCTTCACCCGCCTCGCCGGCAAGGCGCAGACCGGGTACATCTTTACCTATGCCTTCTGGATGGTGCTGGGCATCGCGGCCCTTGTGACCTGGATGACGATCGGCGGAGGGGCCCAGTAA
- a CDS encoding NADH-quinone oxidoreductase subunit M, with amino-acid sequence MDYILSIVTFIPAIAAGILALFLQGDDAAAQRNAKWIALLATTVTFLVSIGIYTGFDSSNPGFQMVEEGEWLMGLKYKMGVDGISVLFVLLTTFIMPLTILASWNVTDRVKEYMVAFLLLETLMLGVFMALDLVLFYLFFEAGLIPMFLIIGIWGGKDRIYASFKFFLYTFLGSVLMLVAMVAMYADAGTTDIAALMTHQFSSEGFSVLGIYVVGGMQTLMFLAFFASFAVKMPMWPVHTWLPDAHVQAPTAGSVVLAAILLKMGGYGFLRFSLPMFPVGSAVMTDLVLWMSAIAVVYTSLVALVQEDMKKLIAYSSVAHMGFVTMGIFAANQQGIDGAIFQMLSHGFISAALFLCVGVIYDRMHTRDIEAYGGLVIRMPAYALVFMLFTMANVGLPGTSGFIGEFLTLMGAFQVNTWVAAVAATGVIFSAGYALWLYRRVVFGDLIKESLKAMTDMSARERLIFAPLIVMTILLGVYPSLVTDVIGHSTAALISNYDTALAAAEAATQTAASH; translated from the coding sequence ATGGACTATATCCTTTCGATCGTCACGTTTATCCCCGCCATTGCAGCAGGCATTCTGGCCTTGTTCCTGCAGGGTGACGATGCGGCCGCACAGCGGAACGCCAAGTGGATTGCTTTGCTGGCGACCACGGTGACCTTCCTGGTTTCCATCGGCATCTATACCGGCTTTGACTCGTCGAATCCCGGCTTCCAGATGGTGGAAGAGGGTGAGTGGCTGATGGGCCTCAAGTACAAGATGGGCGTTGATGGCATCAGTGTTCTGTTCGTCCTGCTGACCACCTTCATCATGCCGCTGACCATTCTGGCCAGCTGGAACGTGACGGATCGCGTCAAGGAATATATGGTTGCCTTCCTGCTGCTAGAGACCCTGATGCTGGGCGTCTTCATGGCGCTTGATCTGGTGCTGTTCTATCTGTTCTTCGAAGCGGGCCTGATCCCGATGTTCCTGATCATCGGTATCTGGGGTGGCAAAGACCGGATCTACGCCAGCTTCAAGTTCTTCCTTTACACCTTCCTTGGCTCGGTTCTGATGCTGGTGGCCATGGTCGCGATGTATGCCGATGCGGGCACTACGGACATTGCCGCGCTGATGACGCACCAGTTCTCGTCCGAGGGCTTCAGTGTGCTGGGTATCTATGTTGTCGGCGGCATGCAGACTCTGATGTTCCTGGCATTCTTTGCCTCGTTCGCGGTGAAAATGCCGATGTGGCCGGTGCACACCTGGCTACCGGATGCCCACGTTCAGGCGCCCACGGCGGGATCGGTCGTACTGGCCGCGATCCTTTTGAAAATGGGCGGCTATGGTTTCCTGCGGTTCAGCCTGCCGATGTTCCCGGTGGGTTCAGCAGTGATGACCGATCTGGTGCTGTGGATGTCAGCGATTGCCGTGGTCTATACCTCGCTTGTGGCGTTGGTGCAGGAGGATATGAAAAAGCTGATCGCGTATTCCTCGGTCGCGCATATGGGCTTTGTGACCATGGGTATTTTCGCGGCGAACCAGCAGGGCATCGATGGCGCGATCTTTCAGATGCTCAGTCACGGGTTCATTTCGGCCGCGCTCTTCCTGTGTGTCGGCGTGATCTATGACCGGATGCACACCCGCGACATCGAGGCTTATGGCGGTCTGGTCATCCGGATGCCCGCATACGCGCTGGTCTTCATGCTGTTCACCATGGCCAATGTGGGACTGCCGGGTACATCCGGGTTCATCGGCGAGTTCCTGACCCTGATGGGCGCATTCCAGGTCAACACCTGGGTAGCGGCAGTGGCCGCGACCGGTGTGATCTTCTCGGCTGGGTATGCACTGTGGCTGTACCGTCGCGTGGTCTTTGGCGATCTGATCAAGGAAAGCCTGAAGGCGATGACTGACATGAGCGCCCGAGAGCGGCTGATCTTCGCCCCGCTGATCGTGATGACCATCCTGCTGGGTGTCTACCCGTCGCTGGTGACCGATGTGATCGGGCACTCCACAGCGGCGCTGATTTCGAACTATGACACGGCTCTGGCCGCGGCCGAGGCTGCGACCCAGACAGCCGCTTCGCATTAA